A genomic window from Streptomyces sp. NBC_01429 includes:
- a CDS encoding glycosyltransferase family 4 protein: MTPLRTVQVLGGGSAGSSAHVRSLAAGLVARGVRVTVCAPAELDRAYDYGGAGAHHVPVPRRTDPAALAALRAACAGADVVHAHGLHAAIRTALAIGGLRVPLVVTWHTRAHAEGPRGRLLRLMERRAVRAAAVVLGASSELVDRARSRGARDARLAPVAVPAPRAVSDAPENKARAELGAVDRPLLMAVGSLVPDQGYDTLLDAAAGWRRLDPMPLLTIAGEGRERARLQRRIEDEQLPVQLVGRRDDISALLAAADIAVLASRWEARSVLAQEALRLGVPLVATAVGAVPELVGDAAELVPHGDAAALSDAVIRLLADPERRRALAVAGRAQASTWTTEDQTIAQVLSVYDELSQTPRPR; the protein is encoded by the coding sequence GTGACACCACTGCGTACGGTCCAGGTGCTCGGTGGGGGCAGTGCGGGCAGCAGCGCGCACGTCCGATCGCTGGCGGCGGGACTCGTCGCCCGGGGCGTGCGCGTCACCGTGTGCGCCCCCGCCGAACTCGACCGCGCCTACGACTACGGCGGGGCCGGGGCGCATCACGTACCCGTACCCCGGCGCACCGACCCGGCGGCCCTCGCGGCGCTGCGTGCGGCGTGCGCCGGCGCCGACGTGGTGCACGCGCACGGGCTGCACGCCGCCATACGCACCGCGCTGGCGATCGGCGGGCTGCGGGTGCCCCTGGTCGTCACCTGGCACACGCGCGCGCACGCCGAGGGCCCGCGCGGCCGGCTGCTGCGGCTGATGGAGCGGCGGGCCGTCCGGGCGGCGGCGGTCGTCCTGGGCGCCTCCTCCGAGCTGGTCGACCGCGCCCGCAGCCGGGGCGCCCGCGACGCCCGCCTCGCGCCGGTCGCCGTGCCCGCGCCGCGCGCCGTGAGCGACGCCCCCGAGAACAAGGCCCGCGCCGAACTCGGCGCGGTCGACCGGCCCTTACTCATGGCCGTCGGCAGCCTCGTACCCGACCAGGGGTACGACACCCTGCTGGACGCGGCCGCCGGCTGGCGCCGCCTCGACCCGATGCCGCTGCTCACCATCGCGGGGGAGGGCCGGGAGCGAGCCCGGCTCCAGCGCCGTATCGAGGACGAGCAGCTGCCCGTCCAGCTCGTCGGCCGCCGCGACGACATCTCCGCCCTGCTCGCCGCCGCCGACATCGCCGTCCTGGCCAGCCGCTGGGAAGCCCGCTCCGTCCTCGCCCAGGAGGCGCTGCGGCTGGGCGTGCCGCTCGTCGCCACGGCGGTCGGCGCCGTTCCCGAACTCGTCGGCGACGCGGCCGAACTCGTTCCGCACGGCGATGCGGCCGCGCTCTCCGACGCCGTGATCCGGCTCCTCGCCGACCCCGAGCGCCGCCGCGCCCTCGCCGTCGCGGGGCGCGCCCAGGCGTCGACCTGGACGACCGAGGACCAGACCATCGCGCAGGTCCTGAGCGTCTACGACGAGCTGTCCCAGACGCCCCGGCCGCGCTGA
- a CDS encoding tetratricopeptide repeat protein codes for MRESGRDRHPEPDPAPDGVTHGGGTHEAGPAPAPESPAARPEADDAATAGPAPETGPAPEADSAPEAGPAPDPGPAPDLGPEPESAAVVEASAAPLLTGPAGPAGVRPPQPLRTPDPVRPEPDGLFFGRQRELKALHGDIERAGLNTISGRKEPRARVLLIAGRPGSGRTALGRELAGQLAAGYPDGVVRARLTEAGGAPVPTERTAREILGVFGVATPPGAGEDELSEMVREALAVRRVLLLLDDAVDAGQVDPLVPDNPGCLVVAVAQGPLTGIPDVRPCTLGGMDAKAAIELLARFAGSVRITVDPQAAESLAEECGGQPAALVLAGGWLAARPTASVADAAKRLRALPYDAERPVGDRPLARAFQLVYESLPGPAARILRLLALAPAGLADAHTASALAGCSVSAAGVALDDFTARGLLHRADAPTPDPGPLDFRDPDSGAAEPQYVVPGCLVPLLRAVMEREDRPAEVQLARARMLERTVRLLQSCRAVTDPEGSPARLRLAGLPRALRFPHAGSADAWLYSRRPALLASARLAVADGELDTLARRLVAALVRALAAHRGTEAAAPELYGLHQLVLDIAERRELHRERAAALLNIGDLDARTGRTHDALVRYRAALDAGREAGDLYATGRAMESIGGAHQDLRDWQRAADWYGRALSQRLSRGERADEARLYGRLGTVHTYAGRYGEALRNWRAAAAVHRRLQEPAGLARALSEVARVQEYAGRPQESLRTCQEAVEWARQAQDVRLQAALQLRLADTLDRLGDPTAARLHRATSDRLLETEG; via the coding sequence GTGCGCGAGAGCGGCCGCGACCGGCACCCGGAGCCGGACCCCGCGCCGGACGGCGTGACGCACGGTGGCGGAACACACGAGGCCGGGCCCGCCCCCGCGCCCGAATCCCCGGCGGCGCGGCCGGAGGCGGACGACGCCGCGACGGCCGGTCCCGCTCCGGAGACCGGTCCCGCTCCCGAGGCCGATTCCGCTCCCGAGGCCGGCCCTGCTCCGGACCCGGGTCCCGCTCCCGACCTCGGTCCTGAACCGGAGAGCGCCGCCGTCGTCGAGGCTTCCGCCGCGCCGCTGCTGACCGGCCCGGCCGGCCCCGCCGGTGTCCGGCCGCCCCAGCCGCTCCGTACCCCCGACCCGGTACGGCCCGAGCCCGACGGGCTGTTCTTCGGGCGCCAGCGCGAACTGAAGGCCCTGCACGGCGACATCGAGCGCGCCGGACTCAACACCATCTCCGGACGCAAGGAGCCCCGCGCCCGGGTCCTGCTGATCGCCGGACGCCCCGGCTCGGGACGTACCGCGCTCGGCCGGGAGCTGGCCGGGCAGCTCGCCGCCGGCTACCCCGACGGAGTCGTCAGGGCGCGGCTGACCGAGGCGGGCGGCGCGCCCGTCCCCACCGAGCGGACCGCGCGCGAGATCCTCGGCGTGTTCGGGGTCGCGACCCCGCCGGGCGCGGGGGAGGACGAGCTGTCCGAGATGGTCCGCGAGGCGCTGGCCGTCCGCCGGGTCCTGCTGCTCCTCGACGACGCGGTCGACGCCGGGCAGGTCGATCCGCTGGTGCCCGACAACCCCGGCTGCCTGGTGGTCGCGGTGGCGCAGGGGCCGCTCACCGGGATTCCCGACGTACGCCCCTGCACGCTCGGCGGCATGGACGCCAAGGCCGCCATCGAACTGCTCGCGCGCTTCGCCGGATCCGTCCGGATCACCGTCGACCCGCAGGCCGCCGAGTCCCTCGCCGAGGAGTGCGGGGGCCAGCCCGCCGCGCTCGTCCTGGCGGGCGGCTGGCTCGCCGCCCGGCCCACCGCCTCGGTCGCCGACGCGGCCAAGCGGCTGCGCGCGCTGCCCTACGACGCCGAGCGGCCGGTCGGGGACCGGCCGCTGGCCCGCGCCTTCCAGCTGGTGTACGAGAGCCTGCCGGGGCCCGCCGCCCGGATACTGCGACTGCTCGCGCTCGCCCCCGCCGGTCTCGCCGACGCGCACACCGCCTCCGCGCTGGCGGGCTGCTCGGTGTCGGCGGCCGGGGTCGCGCTGGACGACTTCACCGCGCGCGGCCTGCTGCACCGGGCCGACGCCCCGACGCCCGACCCGGGCCCGCTGGACTTCCGGGACCCGGACTCCGGGGCGGCCGAGCCCCAGTACGTGGTGCCCGGCTGTCTGGTCCCGCTGCTGCGGGCCGTCATGGAGCGCGAGGACCGGCCCGCCGAGGTGCAGCTCGCCCGCGCGCGGATGCTGGAGCGGACCGTACGGCTGCTCCAGTCCTGCCGCGCGGTCACGGATCCCGAAGGCTCCCCGGCCCGGCTGCGGCTGGCCGGACTGCCGCGCGCGCTGCGCTTCCCGCACGCCGGGTCGGCCGACGCGTGGCTGTACTCGCGCCGGCCCGCGCTGCTGGCCTCCGCCCGGCTCGCGGTCGCCGACGGCGAGCTGGACACCCTCGCCCGCAGGCTGGTGGCCGCGCTGGTCAGGGCGCTCGCCGCGCACCGGGGCACCGAGGCGGCCGCGCCCGAGCTGTACGGGCTGCACCAGCTGGTCCTGGACATCGCCGAGCGCCGCGAGCTGCACCGGGAACGGGCGGCGGCGCTGCTGAACATCGGCGATCTGGACGCCAGGACCGGCCGTACCCACGACGCGCTCGTGCGCTACCGCGCGGCGCTGGACGCCGGACGCGAGGCGGGCGACCTCTACGCGACCGGCCGCGCCATGGAATCCATCGGCGGGGCCCACCAGGACCTGCGCGACTGGCAGCGCGCGGCCGACTGGTACGGAAGGGCGCTCTCCCAGCGGCTGAGCCGGGGGGAGCGGGCCGACGAGGCGCGGCTGTACGGCCGCCTCGGCACCGTGCACACCTACGCGGGCCGCTACGGCGAGGCGCTGCGCAACTGGCGGGCCGCCGCCGCCGTCCACCGCCGGCTCCAGGAACCGGCCGGCCTGGCGCGGGCGCTGAGCGAGGTGGCCCGGGTCCAGGAGTACGCGGGCCGGCCGCAGGAGTCGCTGCGCACCTGCCAGGAGGCGGTCGAATGGGCGCGGCAGGCACAGGACGTACGGCTCCAGGCCGCGCTCCAGCTCCGGCTGGCCGACACCCTGGACCGGCTCGGGGACCCCACGGCGGCCAGGCTGCACCGGGCCACCTCCGATCGACTCCTGGAAACCGAGGGATAA
- a CDS encoding PucR family transcriptional regulator: MDSQGGITVRRALELPGLRGGLPEVVACADRLDRTVRWVHAGEAPNIASLLKGGELLLTTGLGLGARPAEQRAFVRGLAERGIVALVVELGPRFERLPPAIVETARAAGLPLVQLHREVPFVSVTEEIHTEIVNGHYALVRQAEEVHRRCTRALLDGGGVERVLRILADFAGNPVFLETAEGRLLYAAAPGTGRAAADPLQIWAGLRGSRTAREAGPPAGAVLVDVAGGGHGAGAVRARLVLPAVSAPALPVHRLAAERAAGLLAVVLMQARQDEELAARGRGDFLTDLAEGRIRAEDAPAQAKVLGFTPGAGPLLPVVTVLAPELLPSGNWALLARAVLEELSSVGTAVLLGVRPLEGRVPLLLGLRSESERTAVADRVATALRAGVARAGLERPGARPPVVVVGVAGGWSTAGAALHHAAETATAAQGLSDRPWYDARRLDIDLLLWRLRDHPDLAAFVERAIGPLRAHDRASRPALLPTLETFLAHAGRKAETARELHLNRQTLYNRLARISELLGTDLDDPQTVLALSLALRARRHTP; encoded by the coding sequence ATGGACAGTCAGGGCGGAATCACCGTGCGGCGGGCGCTGGAGCTGCCCGGGCTCCGTGGCGGGCTGCCGGAGGTGGTCGCCTGCGCGGACCGGCTGGACCGTACGGTGCGCTGGGTGCACGCGGGCGAGGCGCCGAACATCGCTTCGCTCCTCAAGGGCGGCGAGCTGCTGCTGACGACCGGGCTCGGGCTCGGCGCCCGCCCCGCCGAGCAGCGCGCCTTCGTCCGGGGGCTGGCCGAGCGCGGCATCGTGGCGCTGGTGGTGGAGCTGGGGCCGCGCTTCGAGCGGCTGCCCCCGGCGATCGTGGAGACCGCGCGGGCGGCCGGGCTGCCGCTGGTGCAGCTGCACCGCGAGGTGCCGTTCGTCTCCGTCACCGAGGAGATCCACACGGAGATCGTCAACGGCCACTACGCGCTGGTGCGCCAGGCCGAGGAGGTCCACCGGCGGTGTACGCGGGCGCTGCTGGACGGTGGCGGGGTGGAGCGGGTGCTGCGGATCCTGGCGGACTTCGCCGGCAACCCGGTCTTCCTGGAGACGGCCGAGGGCCGCCTGCTGTACGCGGCGGCCCCCGGCACCGGCCGGGCGGCCGCCGATCCGCTGCAGATCTGGGCGGGGCTGCGCGGCAGCCGTACGGCGCGGGAGGCGGGGCCGCCCGCGGGCGCGGTGCTGGTGGATGTGGCGGGCGGCGGCCACGGCGCGGGGGCGGTACGGGCCAGGCTGGTGCTGCCCGCCGTATCGGCTCCGGCGCTGCCGGTGCACCGGCTGGCGGCGGAGCGCGCGGCGGGGCTGCTGGCCGTCGTCCTGATGCAGGCGCGCCAGGACGAGGAGCTGGCCGCGCGGGGCCGGGGCGACTTCCTGACCGACCTCGCCGAGGGGCGTATCCGGGCCGAGGACGCCCCGGCCCAGGCGAAGGTCCTCGGTTTCACGCCGGGCGCGGGACCGCTGCTGCCGGTGGTGACGGTGCTGGCCCCCGAGCTGCTGCCGTCGGGCAACTGGGCGCTGCTGGCCCGCGCGGTGCTGGAGGAGCTGTCCTCGGTGGGGACGGCCGTCCTGCTCGGCGTACGCCCCCTGGAGGGCCGGGTGCCGCTGCTGCTGGGGCTGCGCTCCGAGTCCGAACGTACGGCGGTCGCCGACCGGGTCGCGACCGCGCTGCGCGCGGGGGTGGCCCGCGCGGGTCTGGAGCGCCCCGGCGCCCGGCCGCCGGTGGTCGTCGTCGGGGTGGCGGGCGGCTGGAGCACCGCGGGCGCGGCGCTGCACCACGCCGCCGAGACCGCGACCGCCGCGCAGGGCCTGTCCGACCGCCCCTGGTACGACGCGCGGCGGCTGGACATCGATCTGCTGCTGTGGCGGCTGCGCGACCACCCGGACCTGGCGGCCTTCGTGGAGCGCGCGATCGGCCCGCTGCGCGCGCACGACCGCGCCTCGCGGCCCGCGCTGCTGCCGACCCTGGAGACGTTCCTCGCCCACGCGGGCCGCAAGGCGGAGACCGCGCGCGAACTCCATCTGAACCGCCAGACCCTCTACAACCGGCTGGCCCGCATCTCCGAGCTGCTCGGTACGGATCTGGACGATCCCCAGACGGTGCTGGCCCTGAGCCTGGCGCTGCGGGCGCGGCGCCACACGCCCTGA
- a CDS encoding glycoside hydrolase family 15 protein — MHVAGRIEDYALIGDMQTAALVCRDGTVDWLCLPRFDSHAVFAALLGTEEHGFWRLGPAHPAGSEAPRATRRRYRGDSLILESEWDTPRGTVRVTDFMPPRDGAPQVIRIVEGISGRVPMRSALRMRFSYGRVVPWVHKVDNRTVAVAGPDSVWLDTDAETHGKDLTTYSDFTVAPGDRVAFTISWQPSHRRPPALPDPEGSLEATSDFWREWIEHCTYHGPYREAVVRSLITLKALTYAPTGGIVAAPTTSLPEEIGGSRNWDYRYTWLRDAAITLSSLLRTGYREEARAWREWLLRSVAGDPENLQIMYGIAGERELGEAELDWLPGYENSGPVRVGNGAAHQLQLDVYGEVTEALHLAHMTGLARNDYASVLQLKLIQYLEKHWDQPDEGIWEVRGPRRHFVHSKVMAWVAVDRTIKLIESGDADGPLERWRELRDDIHHDVCEKGYDKERNTFTQSYGSKELDASLLLIPQMGFLPPDDKRVIGTIEAIQRELSTEDGFVLRYPTSGDDAGVDGLAGDEGAFLACSFWLADDLAMIGRVDEARKLFEKLLSLRNDLGLLAEEWDSKLQRQVGNFPQAFSHVPLIDTALRLTASGAYGG; from the coding sequence ATGCACGTGGCCGGGCGCATCGAGGATTACGCACTTATCGGAGACATGCAGACCGCTGCCCTGGTCTGCCGGGACGGCACAGTCGACTGGCTGTGCCTCCCACGCTTCGACTCGCACGCCGTGTTCGCGGCCCTGCTCGGTACGGAGGAGCACGGCTTCTGGCGACTCGGGCCCGCGCATCCCGCGGGCTCCGAGGCCCCGCGCGCCACGCGGCGCCGCTATCGGGGCGACTCCCTCATCCTGGAATCGGAGTGGGACACACCGCGTGGCACGGTCAGAGTGACCGATTTCATGCCGCCGCGTGACGGAGCACCCCAGGTGATCCGGATCGTGGAGGGCATCAGCGGCCGGGTGCCGATGCGGTCCGCTCTGCGGATGCGCTTCAGCTACGGCCGGGTCGTGCCGTGGGTCCACAAGGTGGACAACCGCACGGTCGCCGTGGCGGGCCCCGACTCGGTCTGGCTGGACACCGACGCGGAGACGCACGGCAAGGACCTCACGACGTACTCCGACTTCACCGTCGCCCCGGGCGACCGGGTCGCCTTCACCATCAGCTGGCAGCCCTCGCACCGCAGGCCGCCGGCGCTGCCCGATCCCGAGGGATCGCTGGAGGCGACCTCCGACTTCTGGCGGGAGTGGATCGAGCACTGCACGTACCACGGCCCCTACCGGGAGGCCGTCGTCCGTTCGCTGATCACGCTCAAGGCGCTGACCTACGCGCCGACGGGCGGGATCGTCGCGGCGCCGACGACCTCGCTGCCCGAGGAGATCGGCGGCAGCCGGAACTGGGACTACCGCTACACCTGGCTGCGCGACGCCGCGATCACCCTCTCCTCGCTGCTGCGCACCGGCTACCGCGAGGAGGCCCGCGCCTGGCGCGAGTGGCTGCTGCGCTCGGTCGCCGGTGACCCGGAGAACCTCCAGATCATGTACGGCATCGCCGGCGAGCGTGAGCTGGGCGAGGCCGAGCTGGACTGGCTGCCGGGGTACGAGAACTCGGGCCCGGTCCGGGTCGGCAACGGCGCGGCGCACCAGCTCCAGCTGGATGTGTACGGCGAGGTCACCGAGGCGCTGCACCTGGCGCACATGACGGGTCTGGCCCGCAACGACTACGCGTCGGTGCTCCAGCTCAAGCTGATCCAGTACCTGGAGAAGCACTGGGACCAGCCGGACGAGGGCATCTGGGAGGTCCGCGGGCCGCGCAGGCACTTCGTGCACTCCAAGGTGATGGCGTGGGTCGCGGTCGACCGGACGATCAAGCTGATCGAGTCCGGGGACGCCGACGGGCCACTGGAGCGCTGGCGCGAGCTGCGCGACGACATCCACCACGATGTCTGCGAGAAGGGGTACGACAAGGAGCGGAACACCTTCACGCAGTCGTACGGCTCCAAGGAGCTGGACGCGTCGCTGCTGCTCATCCCGCAGATGGGCTTCCTGCCGCCGGACGACAAGCGGGTCATCGGCACCATCGAGGCGATCCAGCGCGAGCTGTCCACCGAGGACGGATTCGTGCTGCGCTACCCGACCTCGGGTGACGACGCGGGCGTCGACGGGCTGGCGGGCGACGAGGGTGCCTTCCTGGCCTGCTCGTTCTGGCTGGCGGACGACCTGGCGATGATCGGGCGGGTGGACGAGGCGCGCAAGCTCTTCGAGAAGCTGCTCTCGCTCCGCAACGACCTGGGGCTGCTGGCCGAGGAGTGGGACTCCAAGCTCCAACGGCAGGTGGGCAACTTCCCGCAGGCGTTCAGCCATGTGCCGCTGATCGACACGGCGCTGCGGCTGACGGCGTCCGGAGCCTACGGGGGCTGA
- a CDS encoding CTP synthase — translation MPNRSSTSSTTKHIFVTGGVASSLGKGLTASSLGALLKARGLRVTMQKLDPYLNVDPGTMNPFQHGEVFVTNDGAETDLDIGHYERFLDVDLDGSANVTTGQVYSQVIAKERRGEYLGDTVQVIPHITNEIKHRIRRMATDDVDVVITEVGGTVGDIESLPFLETVRQVRHEVGRDNVFVVHISLLPYIGPSGELKTKPTQHSVAALRNIGIQPDAIVLRADRDVPLSIKRKISLMCDVDEAAVVACVDAKSIYDIPKVLHTEGLDAYVVRKLDLPFRDVEWTVWDDLLDRVHNPDHEVTIALVGKYIDLPDAYLSVTEAIRAGGFANKARVTVKWVTSDDCKTQAGAARHLGDVDGILIPGGFGERGVTGKVGAIQYARENKVPLLGICLGLQCIVVEAARNLAGIPEANSTEFDSGTAHPVISTMEEQLAYVEGAGDLGGTMRLGLYPAKLAEGSIVREVYGDQPYVEERHRHRYEVNNSYRAELEKKAGLVFSGRSPDNKLVEYVEYDRATHPYLVATQAHPELRSRPTRPHPLFAGLVKAAVERRENAVALTPPAKQS, via the coding sequence ATGCCGAACCGATCCTCGACTTCCTCGACGACCAAGCACATCTTCGTCACCGGGGGGGTCGCTTCCTCCCTCGGCAAGGGCCTGACGGCCTCCAGCCTGGGCGCACTGCTCAAGGCGCGCGGTCTGCGGGTCACCATGCAGAAGCTCGACCCGTACCTGAACGTCGACCCCGGCACGATGAACCCGTTCCAGCACGGTGAGGTGTTCGTCACCAACGACGGCGCCGAGACCGACCTGGACATCGGCCACTACGAGCGCTTCCTCGACGTGGACCTCGACGGCTCGGCCAACGTCACCACCGGCCAGGTCTACTCGCAGGTCATCGCCAAGGAGCGGCGCGGTGAGTACCTGGGCGACACCGTCCAGGTCATCCCGCACATCACCAACGAGATCAAGCACCGCATCCGGCGGATGGCCACCGACGACGTCGACGTGGTCATCACCGAGGTCGGCGGCACGGTCGGCGACATCGAGTCGCTGCCGTTCCTGGAGACCGTCCGCCAGGTGCGCCACGAGGTGGGCCGCGACAACGTCTTCGTCGTGCACATCTCGCTCCTGCCGTACATCGGCCCGTCCGGCGAGCTGAAGACCAAGCCGACCCAGCACTCGGTGGCGGCCCTGCGGAACATCGGCATCCAGCCGGACGCGATCGTGCTCCGGGCCGACCGGGACGTGCCGCTCTCCATCAAGCGCAAGATCTCGCTGATGTGCGACGTCGACGAGGCGGCCGTGGTGGCCTGCGTGGACGCCAAGTCGATCTACGACATCCCCAAGGTGCTGCACACCGAGGGCCTGGACGCCTATGTCGTCCGCAAGCTGGACCTGCCGTTCCGCGATGTGGAATGGACGGTCTGGGACGATCTGCTGGACCGGGTGCACAACCCCGACCACGAGGTCACCATCGCGCTGGTCGGCAAGTACATCGACCTGCCGGACGCCTATCTGTCGGTGACCGAGGCGATCCGCGCCGGTGGCTTCGCGAACAAGGCGCGCGTCACCGTGAAGTGGGTCACCTCCGACGACTGCAAGACGCAGGCCGGCGCCGCCAGGCACCTCGGCGACGTCGACGGGATCCTGATCCCCGGCGGCTTCGGCGAGCGCGGGGTGACCGGCAAGGTCGGCGCGATCCAGTACGCCCGCGAGAACAAGGTCCCGCTGCTCGGCATCTGCCTGGGTCTCCAGTGCATCGTCGTGGAGGCCGCGCGCAATCTCGCCGGGATCCCCGAGGCCAACTCCACCGAGTTCGACTCGGGCACCGCGCACCCGGTGATCTCCACGATGGAGGAGCAGCTCGCCTACGTCGAGGGCGCCGGTGACCTCGGCGGCACGATGCGGCTCGGGCTCTACCCGGCGAAGCTCGCCGAGGGCTCGATCGTGCGCGAGGTCTACGGCGACCAGCCGTACGTGGAGGAGCGCCACCGCCACCGCTACGAGGTCAACAACTCCTACCGCGCCGAGCTGGAGAAGAAGGCGGGCCTGGTCTTCTCGGGCAGGTCCCCGGACAACAAGCTGGTGGAGTACGTCGAGTACGACCGCGCCACGCACCCGTACCTCGTCGCCACCCAGGCCCACCCGGAGCTGCGCTCCCGGCCCACCCGCCCGCACCCGCTCTTCGCGGGGCTGGTGAAGGCCGCGGTCGAGCGCCGGGAGAACGCGGTCGCGCTCACGCCGCCGGCCAAGCAGTCGTAG
- a CDS encoding NUDIX hydrolase, translated as MTIKDTPEEWRVTATTTPFRGNKTSVRTDDVVMPDGTVVKRDYQVHPGSVAILALDGTGRVLVLRQYRHPVRQKLWEIPAGLLDVPGENPLHAAQRELYEEAHVKAEDWRVLTDVYTTAGGCDEAVRIFLARDLSAAEGERFEVSEEEADMELARVALPELVRGVLAGELHNNCLAVGVLALTAALAGDGTDALRPADAPWPARPFES; from the coding sequence ATGACCATCAAGGACACCCCTGAGGAGTGGCGGGTCACCGCGACCACGACGCCCTTCCGCGGCAACAAGACCAGTGTCCGTACCGATGATGTGGTCATGCCCGACGGCACGGTCGTGAAGCGGGACTACCAGGTCCACCCCGGATCCGTCGCGATCCTCGCCCTGGACGGGACGGGCCGGGTGCTCGTCCTGCGGCAGTACCGGCACCCGGTGCGCCAGAAGCTGTGGGAGATCCCGGCCGGGCTCCTCGACGTGCCGGGCGAGAACCCGCTGCACGCGGCGCAGCGCGAGCTGTACGAGGAGGCACACGTCAAGGCGGAGGACTGGCGGGTGCTCACCGACGTCTACACGACGGCGGGCGGCTGCGACGAGGCGGTACGGATCTTCCTCGCCCGCGATCTGTCGGCGGCGGAGGGCGAGCGCTTCGAGGTCTCCGAGGAGGAGGCCGACATGGAGCTGGCCCGGGTCGCCCTGCCGGAGCTGGTACGGGGTGTGCTCGCCGGTGAGCTGCACAACAACTGCCTCGCGGTGGGGGTGCTCGCGCTCACGGCGGCGCTGGCGGGCGACGGTACGGACGCGCTGCGGCCGGCCGACGCGCCATGGCCCGCGCGCCCGTTCGAATCCTGA
- a CDS encoding SDR family oxidoreductase, whose product MVDNQFTTHAELFDLRGKRALVTGGTRGIGMMIARGLLQAGVRVVISSRNAEACAQAQEQLSEFGEVRAIPADLSRHDECRRLSDLVTADSERLDILVNNAGAIWDEPLATFPDAAWDTVVDLNLKSPFWLVQALLPALRKAGTADDPARIINIGSIAAIHIPQRHNYSYSSSKAALHQLTRVLAKELGPQHVTVNAVAPGPFPSTMMAATLDELGEAIAASAPLRRIGRDDDMAGVAVFLASRAGAYLTGTVIPVDGGIATTA is encoded by the coding sequence GTGGTGGACAACCAATTCACGACGCATGCAGAACTTTTCGATCTGCGCGGAAAGCGCGCGCTCGTCACCGGTGGCACCCGAGGCATCGGGATGATGATCGCGCGTGGCCTTCTCCAGGCGGGCGTCCGCGTGGTCATCAGCTCACGCAACGCGGAAGCGTGCGCCCAGGCGCAGGAACAGCTGTCCGAATTCGGTGAGGTGCGGGCCATTCCCGCCGACCTGTCCCGCCACGACGAGTGCCGGCGACTGTCCGACCTCGTCACCGCCGACTCGGAGCGTCTCGACATCCTCGTCAACAACGCGGGCGCCATATGGGACGAGCCGCTGGCGACGTTCCCGGACGCGGCCTGGGACACGGTCGTCGACCTCAACCTGAAGTCGCCGTTCTGGCTGGTCCAGGCGCTGCTGCCCGCACTTCGCAAGGCGGGCACCGCCGACGATCCCGCGCGGATCATCAACATCGGCAGCATCGCCGCCATCCACATCCCCCAGCGGCACAACTACTCGTACTCCAGCAGCAAGGCCGCGCTGCATCAGCTCACCAGAGTGCTCGCCAAGGAACTAGGACCGCAGCACGTCACCGTGAACGCCGTGGCGCCGGGACCGTTCCCGTCGACGATGATGGCCGCAACCCTCGATGAGCTCGGCGAGGCGATCGCGGCGTCGGCCCCACTGCGCCGGATCGGCCGCGACGACGACATGGCGGGGGTCGCCGTGTTCCTGGCCAGCCGGGCAGGCGCGTACCTGACGGGCACCGTGATCCCCGTCGACGGCGGCATCGCCACCACCGCGTAG
- a CDS encoding helix-turn-helix transcriptional regulator, translating to MAGTIDLRSEIREFLRSRRSRITPDKAGLPVYGGHRRVKGLRREEVALLAGVSVDYYVRMERGALAGTSEGVLDALASVLQLDDAERDHLFHLARQSGTPSSRRRRKAAATVRPALRQVLDAITDAPAWIRNGRHDVLAMNKLGRALYSPVLADPRRPANTARFVYLNPDAARTFFVDYDQVARNAAAMLRMEVGRDPHDEELVALVGELSTCSELFRQQWASQDVRLHGYGSKRVNHPVVGRLDLDFESMDLPTDPGLQLNVYTAPAEGLAADNLALLASWAAGETLATEFLAPSE from the coding sequence ATGGCCGGCACGATTGATTTGCGCAGCGAGATCCGAGAGTTTTTGAGATCACGTCGCTCCCGCATCACGCCCGATAAGGCAGGTCTGCCCGTCTACGGTGGCCACCGCCGGGTCAAGGGTCTGCGTCGCGAGGAAGTAGCGCTTCTCGCAGGAGTGTCGGTTGATTACTACGTGCGTATGGAGCGCGGCGCCCTGGCCGGTACCTCCGAGGGCGTGCTCGACGCGTTGGCCTCGGTCCTGCAACTCGACGACGCTGAGCGCGATCACCTGTTTCACCTCGCGCGCCAGTCCGGGACACCCAGCAGTCGTCGCCGCCGCAAGGCGGCGGCGACGGTGCGCCCGGCGCTGCGACAAGTGCTCGACGCCATTACCGATGCACCGGCGTGGATCCGCAACGGCCGCCACGACGTGCTCGCCATGAACAAACTTGGCCGAGCCCTGTATTCACCGGTGCTGGCGGACCCGCGACGCCCCGCCAACACCGCGCGGTTCGTGTACCTGAATCCCGACGCGGCCAGGACGTTCTTCGTCGACTACGACCAGGTCGCACGAAATGCGGCCGCGATGCTGCGCATGGAAGTCGGCCGCGATCCGCACGACGAGGAACTCGTCGCCCTTGTTGGCGAATTGTCGACGTGCAGTGAGCTATTCCGGCAGCAGTGGGCATCTCAGGACGTGCGGCTGCACGGATACGGGAGCAAGCGTGTAAACCATCCGGTAGTGGGCCGGCTCGACTTGGACTTCGAGTCCATGGATCTGCCCACCGATCCTGGCCTGCAATTGAATGTCTACACCGCACCCGCGGAGGGGCTGGCCGCTGACAATCTCGCCCTGTTGGCGTCGTGGGCGGCTGGCGAAACGTTGGCGACCGAGTTTCTGGCACCTAGCGAATAG